From one Anoplolepis gracilipes chromosome 8, ASM4749672v1, whole genome shotgun sequence genomic stretch:
- the LOC140668862 gene encoding 2-oxoglutarate and iron-dependent oxygenase domain-containing protein 3 — MTQEVKKAKKKSTQKENLIQEDSKAEKPTEPVKLKYGPVLSFPYQRVWSRCILILGVLLIVWYNSRQAKEVSLAKQKDVLVSRTQNVDCSVDYRDELEKFPGCIPEKCGRVVTDKLVSTTEVDVLLKLAKGGLDLAGSDGGASILDLHSGALSKGQGFINIYKLPAAKKLFNNMDLAIYRVVKTKIQHAVAHNFGVDIDKIYLTKPTFFSRITNKPARTTHDEYWHPHVDKETYKSFHYTSLLYLNDYEKNFEGGRFIFIDKNNVNTTIEPRKGRVSIFTSGSENLHRVEKVKSGTRYALTVSFTCDKNAAISDSHFTDALN, encoded by the exons ATGACACAAGAAGTAAAGAAAGCGAAGAAAAAAAGCACGCAgaaggaaaatttaattcaggAAGATAGCAAGGCAGAAAAGCCGACCGAGCCTGTTAAATt GAAATATGGACCTGTTTTATCTTTTCCATATCAAAGAGTATGGTCCAGATGCATTCTGATACTCGGAGTACTCTTAATAGTTTGGTATAATAGCAGGCAGGCCAAGGAAGTATCTTTAGCCAAGCAGAAAGATGTGCTGGTAAGTCGTACACAGAATGTTGACTGCTCTGTGGATTATAGAGACGAGTTAGAAAAATTCCCTGGCTGTATACCAGAGAAATGTGGCAGAGTCGTTACCGATAAACTTGTCTCAACAACAGAGGTAGATGTTTTACTGAAACTAGCAAAAGGTGGATTAGATTTGGCTGGATCCGATGGCGGCGCAAGTATTCTGGATCTTCATTCTGGTGCTCTCAGTAAGGGGCAGGGCTTTATCAATATCTACAAACTGCCGGCagcaaaaaagttatttaataatatggaTTTAGCAATTTATAG agtagtgaaaacgaaaatacaACATGCAGTGGCACACAATTTTGGAGTAGATATAGATAAGATCTATTTAACTAAACCTACGTTTTTTTCACGGATAACTAATAAACCTGCTAGAACTACACATGACGAATACTGGCATCCACATGTCGATAAG GAGACATACAAATCGTTTCATTATACATCGCTGCTGTATTTAAatgattacgaaaaaaattttgaaggtGGTAGATTTATATTCATTGACAAGAACAATGTCAATACAACGATAGAACCAAGAAAAG gCAGAGTCTCGATTTTTACTTCAGGAAGTGAAAATTTACATCGAGTTGAGAAAGTAAAATCTGGTACTCGTTACGCTTTGACGGTTTCTTTCACATGCGATAAAAATGCCGCGATATCCGATTCGCATTTTACCgatgcattaaattaa